From Calditrichota bacterium, the proteins below share one genomic window:
- a CDS encoding periplasmic heavy metal sensor, with amino-acid sequence MKIAKIVQVFVIAFAVTALVIPAAIGQPSQGKHQMMMKKTRHCGGLAALNLTAEQQQKVADLRLQHQKDVLPLQTDLRNKQAELKLMMVEEQPNMKRIDKKIDEIGKIKAELKKLQVQHRFAVRQILTPEQRKMFDTHSLMAGKKGFHGKGKHGNHRGCQMR; translated from the coding sequence ATGAAGATCGCAAAAATTGTACAAGTATTTGTCATTGCCTTCGCAGTGACAGCGTTGGTCATTCCGGCGGCAATCGGACAGCCCAGTCAGGGAAAACATCAAATGATGATGAAAAAAACTCGGCACTGTGGCGGACTCGCAGCGTTGAATTTGACCGCGGAACAGCAGCAAAAAGTTGCCGATCTGCGTTTGCAGCATCAGAAAGACGTTTTGCCGCTGCAAACGGATCTGCGCAACAAGCAAGCTGAACTGAAGCTGATGATGGTGGAAGAGCAGCCAAACATGAAAAGAATCGACAAAAAAATCGATGAGATCGGCAAAATTAAAGCGGAGTTGAAGAAATTGCAGGTGCAACACCGCTTTGCGGTGCGACAAATTTTAACGCCGGAACAGCGTAAAATGTTTGACACCCACAGTTTGATGGCAGGGAAAAAAGGCTTTCACGGTAAGGGGAAGCACGGCAATCATCGCGGCTGTCAGATGCGATGA
- a CDS encoding Spy/CpxP family protein refolding chaperone yields the protein MSKKTISWLLLISLIINFSVLATFSYYRWLHNSKNTARSHRSDFRSRMKKRLNLTDDQEKQINDLRAQFFERIRPLRNKIHAQRRDMMQLISQDSVDTNLVMQKLDSLKELEKQIDVESVKNLLRYREALSAEQQKRFMKMITGRMHRDSRRGKPGADGKNSANCPADSIDKNNSQ from the coding sequence ATGAGCAAAAAGACAATAAGTTGGTTATTGTTAATTTCATTAATTATCAATTTTTCCGTGCTGGCGACATTCAGCTACTACCGCTGGCTGCACAACTCAAAAAACACGGCGCGCTCGCATCGCTCTGACTTTCGCAGCCGGATGAAAAAAAGACTGAACTTGACCGATGATCAGGAAAAGCAAATCAATGACCTGCGCGCTCAATTTTTCGAGAGAATTCGTCCCCTTCGGAACAAAATTCACGCGCAGCGTCGCGACATGATGCAGTTGATTAGTCAGGATAGCGTAGATACAAATTTGGTCATGCAAAAATTGGATTCTTTGAAGGAATTGGAAAAACAAATTGATGTCGAATCGGTGAAAAATTTATTGCGATATCGGGAAGCGCTTTCCGCCGAGCAGCAGAAAAGGTTCATGAAAATGATTACCGGCAGAATGCACCGGGATAGCCGTCGCGGCAAACCTGGGGCAGACGGAAAGAATTCAGCAAATTGCCCTGCCGATTCGATTGATAAAAACAACAGTCAGTAG